A single genomic interval of Lathyrus oleraceus cultivar Zhongwan6 chromosome 7, CAAS_Psat_ZW6_1.0, whole genome shotgun sequence harbors:
- the LOC127103092 gene encoding uncharacterized protein LOC127103092: MLIAWLLNTIEPSLRSTLSYYDDSQSLWTHLKQRFCVVNGTRICQLKASLGECKQGKGEELSAYFGRLSRVWDELMTYVKKPTCKCGGCTCDINQQVIDLSTEDYLHHFLMGLDGIYATIHSNLLSQDPLPNIDQAYQRVIQDVRLLQGGSSIHQNRDNVMAFKATTDTRGKSKLVDNSEKFCTHCNREGHDKSSCFQLHGFPEWWGDHPRGGRGPGRGRDTSGRSGGRGRSIYNTPVRANKAITSSRSSGGNVGQSHAPPHSSEATGISGINPTQWQQILNALNNSKTKDRLHGKNDISWVIDTGASNHVTGNFSCLTNVKNIANTPVGLSDGKDATTIKEGSVILDGGLRLNNVLFMPQLNCNLISITQLIDDSDCIVQVTNALCVIQAQTTRTLIGAVWVYLLCNKTDIETMLLNFVAIVDRQFDKKIKKVCSDNGTEFNCLHDYFFNNGIVFETSCVGTPQQNGRVERKHQHIMNVARSLRFHGHLPMKFWGECVLAACYLINRTPSSVLNYKTPYEKLFGKVPKFDNMKIFGCLCYAHSQRRDGDKFASRSRKCIFWAIPMGKRDGNYTTHSTPPIVSEIEYVADDISWETYDASFGGGGASVVLQDNG; this comes from the exons ATGCTCATAGCATGGCTGCTGAACACTATCGAGCCATCATTGCGCTCTACTCTTTCTTATTATGATGATTCACAATCCTTGTGGACACATCTCAAACAACGTTTTTGTGTTGTGAATGGGACTCGTATATGCCAATTAAAGGCATCGTTAGGAGAATGCAAGCAAGGCAAAGGTGAAGAGTTGTCGGCTTACTTCGGTCGTTTATCTCGTGTATGGGACGAACTTATGACTTATGTCAAAAAGCCAACTTGCAAATGTGGAGGTTGTACCTGTGATATCAACCAACAAGTGATTGATTTAAGTACTGAAGACTATCTGCATCATTTTCTCATGGGCCTTGATGGGATTTATGCAACGATTCACTCAAATTTGCTTTCTCAAGATCCGTTACCAAACATTGATCAAGCATATCAGCGAGTTATACAAGATGTGAGGTTGCTGCAAGGAGGATCTTCAATTCATCAGAACCGTGACAATGTCATGGCCTTTAAAGCTACAACCGATACGCGAGGTAAATCTAAACTTGTGGACAATTCTGAAAAATTTTGTACTCACTGCAACAGAGAAGGACACGACAAAAGCTCGTGTTTTCAGCTTCATGGATTCCCCGAGTGGTGGGGGGACCATCCTCGTGGTGGTCGTGGACCAGGTCGTGGGAGAGACACATCAGGCCGTTCTGGAGGGCGTGGCAGGAGCATCTATAACACACCTGTGCGTGCCAACAAAGCCATAACAAGTAGTCGTAGCAGCGGTGGTAATGTTGGACAGTCTCATGCACCACCACACTCAAGTGAAGCAACTGGTATATCAGGCATTAACCCGACACAGTGGCAACAAATTCTTAACGCTTTGAATAATTCCAAAACCAAAGACCGCCTCCACGGTAAGAATGACATTTCTTGGGTTATTGACACAGGAGCCTCAAACCATGTGACAGGAAATTTCTCTTGTCTGACTAATGTAAAAAATATTGCAAATACACCGGTGGGATTGTCGGATGGGAAAGATGCAACTACTATAAAGGAAGGCAGTGTGATTTTGGACGGTGGATTAAGGCTCAATAATGTTCTTTTTATGCCTCAATTAAATTGTAACTTAATTTCTATAACTCAACTAATCGATGACTCTGATTGTATCGTTCAAGTTACTAATGCATTGTGTGTAATACAGGCCCAGACGACGAGGACGTTGATTGGAGCAG TTTGGGTCTATTTGTTATGCAATAAAACTGATATTGAGACTATGTTGTTGAATTTTGTGGCAATTGTTGATAGACAATTTGataagaaaataaagaaagtTTGCAGTGACAATGGCACCGAATTTAATTGTCTACAtgattatttttttaataatgGAATTGTGTTTGAGACGTCATGTGTGGGtactccacaacaaaatgggaGAGTTGAAAGAAAACATCAACATATTATGAATGTGGCGCGGTCACTTAGATTTCACGGTCATTTACCAATGAAATTTTGGGGTGAATGTGTGTTGGCAGCGTGTTATTTGATTAATCGAACACCGTCTAGTGTACTGAATTATAAGACACCATATGAAAAATTATTTGGTAAAGTTCCTAAATTTGATAACATGAAGATTTTTGGTTGCTTATGTTATGCCCATAGTCAACGACGTGACGGGGATAAGTTTGCGAGTAGAAGTCGCAAGTGCATATTTTGGGCTATCCCTATGGGAAAAAGGGATGGAAATT ACACAACTCATTCTACTCCTCCTATTGTTTCTGAGATTGAGTATGTTGCTGATGATATTAGTTGGGAGACTTATGATGCATCATTTGGAGGAGGGGGTGCATCAGTGGTCTTGCAAGACAATGGGTAA